A window of Ipomoea triloba cultivar NCNSP0323 chromosome 2, ASM357664v1 contains these coding sequences:
- the LOC116010369 gene encoding ABC transporter C family member 13 isoform X2: MELLNKICPDSPYVWNAGGISPCFDDLVLGFGGNIVTVIMLAAFGIVKRTYKDNRMVPLPVEVLFRAIPAFGVGIAFVDMIVLAKKNLNSYDIIPYHEWLYRSSQLSVWVTVLLVSKCCRCFVVFCNQFLCFWWIMKPFLSIMQLQRDFSSNEVITCVKEIFVALLDVIFAILINIIRLKSDDTGSSPMEESLLSGNVDIEEGCSRDLPKGIVGSFWSLATFKSIDSVLEHGIEKQLDFEDLLELPLDMDPLSCHTLLLNHWEYQQRKNFSHPSLFKAICSAYGWPYLCLGFLKVVNDCLGFASPLLLNKLIQFLQEGSTSYDGYVLAVSMGLASVLKSFLDTQYTFRLSKLKLKLRSSIMTLIYRKCLCTNLAERSKFSEGEIQTFMSVDADRTVNLCNSFHDMWSLPLQIGIALYLLYKQVKFAFVAGIAITILLIPVNKWIANLIASATKNMMEQKDERIRRTAELLTNVRTLKMYGWEFLFASWLTKTRSVEVAYLSTRKYLDAWCVFFWATTPTLFSLFTFGLYALMGYKLDAATVFTCLALFNNLISPLNSFPWVINGLIDAIISTRRLSRYLSCFEHEPEKERTADSLLLPDPNKQSSSEDAAIFIHDASCTWSSSDEKQLDLVLDHVTLHIPKGLLVAVVGEVGSGKSSLLNLILGEMKLVNGSIHVNGSTAYVPQVPWILSGTIRDNILFGRDYDPRRYSEVLRVCSLDFDISRMVGGDSARVGEKGLNLSGGQRARLALARAIYHGAHIYMLDDILSAVDAHVACSILQTAILGPVMKQRTRILCTHNLQAITAADIVVVMDKGHIKWVGNPADLSCPSSVAFSSVDELSASHTEERRSSMSTEPSLEVSDSDSISISDEAQDIIEIEQRKEGRVELMVYKKYAAFSGWIITFVTGFSAIMMQATRNGNDLWLSYWVDSTGSNQNAYSTTFYLVILCMFCLANSFLTLVRSFSFAYGGLRAAVRVHDKLLKNLTSAPIRFFDQTPSGRILNRLSSDLYTIDDSLPFILNILLANFVGLLGIAVVLSYVQIVFLFLLLPFWFIYSKLQLYYRSTSRELRRLDSVSRSPIYASFTETIDGSSTIRAFKSTDLFLIKFFQHLMVYQRTSYSEVMAGLWLSLRLQLLAAFIVSFIAVMAVLGSHGYLHIDLGTPGLVGLALSYAAPIVSNLGSFLSSFTETEKEMVSIERVLQYMDIPQEELIEGQRFDQHWPFQGDVSFQNVTLRYMPSLPPALRGVSFTITGGTQVGIIGRTGAGKSSILNALFRLYPICGGRIIVDGIDTGAISLRDLRERFSVVPQVPFLFEGSLRTNLDPLDVSEDMQIWEALEKCHLKEEVEAAGGLDMNVKGSGAPFSVGQRQLLCLARALLKSSKILCLDECTASVDTQTASKLQKVIMDECQGTTVITIAHRISTVVNMDKILILDQGILVEQGNPHHLLEDESSLFSSFAKASNM; the protein is encoded by the exons ATGGAGTTACTGAACAAAATTTGCCCCGACTCTCCCTAC GTATGGAATGCAGGTGGAATTTCGCCATGTTTCGACGATTT AGTGCTTGGATTTGGAGGGAACATAGTGACCGTTATTATGCTTGCTGCTTTTGGAATTGTTAAGAGGACTTACAAAGATAATAGGATG GTGCCCCTTCCAGTGGAAGTTTTATTCCGTGCTATACCTGCTTTTGGAGTTGGCATAGCATTTGTTGACATGATTGTGCTTGCAAAGAAAAATCTAAACAGCTATGATATTATTCCATATCACGAATGGCTATATAGAAGTTCGCAATTGTCAGTATGG GTGACTGTTCTCCTGGTCTCAAAATGTTGCCGCTGCTTTGTTGTATTCTGCAACCAATTCTTGTGCTTTTGGTGGATTATGAAACCATTTCTGTCTATAATGCAGTTGCAAAGAGATTTTTCTTCTAATGAG GTAATCACATGTGTAAAGGAGATCTTTGTTGCTTTACTGGATGTCATATTTGCAATTTTGATAAATATCATCAGACTAAAGTCAGATGATACAGGAAGCAG TCCAATGGAAGAATCACTTCTCTCTGGCAATGTTGATATTGAAGAAGGCTGCTCTAGAGATTTG CCAAAGGGAATTGTCGGAAGCTTTTGGAGTCTTGCAACATTCAAGTCTATCGACTCTGTCTTGGAACATGGTATAGAAAAGCAACTTGACTTTGAAGATTTGCTTGAGCTACCGCTAGATATGGATCCTTTGTCATGCCATACTTTGCTATTAAACCATTGGGAATATCAGCAAAGGAAAAACTTTTCTCATCCTTCATTATTCAAAGCAATTTGTTCTGCATATGGATGGCCATACCTATGTCTAGGTTTTCTAAAG GTGGTTAATGACTGTCTTGGCTTTGCGAGTCCCTTGCTTCTCAATAAATTGATTCAATTTCTCCAGGAAG GTTCAACAAGTTATGATGGCTATGTTCTTGCAGTATCCATGGGCCTTGCATCTGTTTTGAA ATCTTTCCTTGATACACAGTACACTTTTCGTCTTTCCAAACTTAAGTTAAAGCTAAGATCCAGTATCATGACTCTCATTTATCGTAAg TGCCTCTGCACTAACTTAGCAGAAAGATCTAAATTCTCTGAAGGGGAAATTCAGACATTCATGTCGGTGGATGCTGATCGAACTGTTAACCTGTGCAACAGCTTCCATGACATGTGGAG CTTGCCTTTGCAAATTGGAATTGCTCTCTACCTGCTCTACAAACAAGTCAAGTTTGCCTTTGTTGCTGGAATAGCAATAACCATTTTGCTAATACCAG TGAATAAATGGATTGCAAATTTAATTGCTAGCGCTACCAAAAACATGATGGAGCAGAAGGATGAAAG GATTAGGAGGACAGCTGAACTCTTGACAAATGTTCGCACTTTGAAGATGTATGGATGGGAGTTTCTTTTTGCTTCTTGGCTGACAAAGACAAGAtctgtggaagtggcttacctATCT ACTAGGAAGTATCTGGATGCATGGTGTGTATTCTTTTGGGCAACAACGCCAACTCTCTTCTCTTTGTTCACATTTGGACTCTATGCACTGATGGGTTATAAACTTGATGCAGCGACG GTTTTCACGTGCCTTGCattgtttaataatttgatcTCCCCACTCAATTCATTCCCTTGGGTCATCAATGGGCTTATTGAT GCCATAATATCTACTAGGAGATTAAGCAGATATCTATCTTGTTTTGAGCATGAACCAGAGAAGGAACGAACTGCCGACTCTTTGTTGCTACCAGACCCAAATAAGCAGTCTAGTTCTGAGGATGCCGCCATTTTTATCCACGATGCATCTTGCACATGGTCAAGCAGTGATGAGAAGCAGTTAGACTTGGTTTTGGATCATGTCACTCTTCACATTCCTAAAGGTTTACTGGTTGCAGTAGTTGGAGAG GTTGGGTCAGGAAAATCATCCCTACTCAACTTGATTTTAGGGGAGATGAAATTGGTAAATGGATCTATACATGTAAATGGTTCTACAGCCTATGTACCGCAG GTCCCTTGGATTCTCTCTGGAACTATCCgtgacaatattttatttgggaGGGACTATGATCCAAGGAG ATACTCAGAAGTATTACGGGTGTGTTCTTTGGATTTTGATATCTCAAGAATGGTAGGAGGTGACTCAGCTCGTGTTGGAGAGAAAGGGCTCAATTTATCAGGTGGACAGAGAGCTCGTCTTGCACTTGCAAG AGCTATATATCACGGTGCACATATATACATGCTTGATGATATCCTCAGTGCTGTCGATGCTCATGTCGCTTGCTCTATATTACAAACTGCAATTCTTGGCCCTGTGATGAAACAACGGACACGCATTCTTTGTACACACAACCTTCAG GCAATAACTGCTGCTGACATTGTGGTCGTGATGGATAAAGGGCATATAAAGTGGGTAGGAAATCCAGCTGATTTATCTTGTCCTTCCAGTGTTGCATTCTCATCTGTGGATGAACTGAGTGCATCTCATACTGAAGAAAGAAGATCAAGCATGTCAACAGAGCCCAGTCTGGAAGTTTCAGACTCTGATTCTATAAGCATTTCTGATGAAGCACAAGACATTATCGAAATAGAACAAAGGAAAGAGGGAAGAGTTGAACTTATGGTCTACAA AAAGTATGCTGCATTTTCTGGTTGGATCATCACTTTTGTAACAGGTTTTTCTGCAATTATGATGCAAGCTACTCGTAATGGAAATGATCTGTGGCTATCATATTGGGTTGACTCAACTGGAAGCAACCAAAACGCATATTCAACGACCTTTTATCTG GTTATCCTCTGCATGTTCTGTTTGGCAAATTCTTTCCTAACTTTAGTGAGGTCATTTTCGTTTGCATATGGTGGCCTACGTGCTGCTGTTCGGGTACACGATAAATTGTTAAAGAACCTTACTAGTGCACCAATCAGGTTCTTTGATCAGACACCGAGTGGAAGAATATTAAACAG ACTGTCTTCAGATCTCTACACAATTGACGATTCCCTTCCATTCATTCTGAACATTCTTCTTGCCAATTTCGTTGGCCTTCTGGGGATCGCTGTAGTTCTATCATATGTTCAG ATCGTGTTTCTGTTTCTGTTGCTGCCTTTTTGGTTCATTTACAGCAAATTGCAG CTGTACTACAGGTCCACCTCACGTGAATTGCGAAGGCTTGATAGTGTGTCCCGGTCACCAATTTATGCATCTTTCACAGAAACTATTGATGGGTCATCAACTATTAGGGCGTTCAAGTCTACG GACCTTTTCTTGATCAAATTCTTTCAGCACCTGATGGTTTATCAGAGAACTTCTTACTCGGAGGTAATGGCAGGGCTGTGGCTCTCTCTGCGCCTTCAG CTTTTGGCAGCATTTATCGTGTCGTTCATTGCTGTGATGGCTGTTCTTGGCTCTCATGGATATCTTCACATTGACTTAGGTACTCCAGGGCTG GTAGGTTTGGCACTTTCGTATGCAGCCCCGATTGTGTCCAATTTGGGAAGCTTCCTATCAAGTTTCACTGAAACAGAAAAAGAGATGGTTTCTATTGAAAGAGTTCTTCag TACATGGATATACCTCAAGAAGAACTCATCGAAGGCCAGAGATTTGATCAACACTGGCCATTTCAAGGAGACGTAAGTTTCCAGAATGTGACTCTGAGATACATGCCATCATTGCCTCCCGCTTTGCGTGGTGTTTCTTTTACCATCACAGGAGGAACACAG GTTGGAATAATTGGAAGAACGGGAGCTGGAAAGTCGAGCATTTTGAATGCCTTATTCCGCCTCTACCCGATATGTGGAGGGCGTATTATAGTTGATGGCATAGACACAGGTGCCATTTCTCTCAGGGATCTCCGTGAAAGGTTTTCTGTTGTCCCCCAGGTTCCCTTCTTGTTTGAAGGGTCACTCAG GACCAACCTAGATCCACTCGATGTGAGTGAAGATATGCAGATCTGGGAGGCTCTGGAGAAATGCCATTTGAAGGAGGAAGTGGAGGCTGCTGGAGGGTTGGACATGAATGTTAAAGGCTCTGGTGCGCCATTTTCTGTGGGGCAACGACAGTTACTCTGCCTTGCCCGCGCTCTCCTCAAATCCTCTAAG ATACTGTGTCTAGATGAGTGCACTGCAAGTGTAGACACTCAAACAGCTTCAAAACTGCAAAAGGTGATCATGGATGAATGCCAAGGGACGACGGTGATCACAATCGCTCATCGCATTTCTACCGTTGTGAACATGGACAAAATACTAATCCTAGATCAAGGCATCCTG GTGGAACAAGGTAATCCCCATCATCTTCTTGAAGATGAATCATCCTTGTTTTCAAGCTTTGCAAAAGCTTCAAATATGTAG
- the LOC116010369 gene encoding ABC transporter C family member 13 isoform X3, whose translation MELLNKICPDSPYVWNAGGISPCFDDLVLGFGGNIVTVIMLAAFGIVKRTYKDNRMLAGTEQVPLPVEVLFRAIPAFGVGIAFVDMIVLAKKNLNSYDIIPYHEWLYRSSQLSVWVTVLLVSKCCRCFVVFCNQFLCFWWIMKPFLSIMQLQRDFSSNEPKGIVGSFWSLATFKSIDSVLEHGIEKQLDFEDLLELPLDMDPLSCHTLLLNHWEYQQRKNFSHPSLFKAICSAYGWPYLCLGFLKVVNDCLGFASPLLLNKLIQFLQEGSTSYDGYVLAVSMGLASVLKSFLDTQYTFRLSKLKLKLRSSIMTLIYRKCLCTNLAERSKFSEGEIQTFMSVDADRTVNLCNSFHDMWSLPLQIGIALYLLYKQVKFAFVAGIAITILLIPVNKWIANLIASATKNMMEQKDERIRRTAELLTNVRTLKMYGWEFLFASWLTKTRSVEVAYLSTRKYLDAWCVFFWATTPTLFSLFTFGLYALMGYKLDAATVFTCLALFNNLISPLNSFPWVINGLIDAIISTRRLSRYLSCFEHEPEKERTADSLLLPDPNKQSSSEDAAIFIHDASCTWSSSDEKQLDLVLDHVTLHIPKGLLVAVVGEVGSGKSSLLNLILGEMKLVNGSIHVNGSTAYVPQVPWILSGTIRDNILFGRDYDPRRYSEVLRVCSLDFDISRMVGGDSARVGEKGLNLSGGQRARLALARAIYHGAHIYMLDDILSAVDAHVACSILQTAILGPVMKQRTRILCTHNLQAITAADIVVVMDKGHIKWVGNPADLSCPSSVAFSSVDELSASHTEERRSSMSTEPSLEVSDSDSISISDEAQDIIEIEQRKEGRVELMVYKKYAAFSGWIITFVTGFSAIMMQATRNGNDLWLSYWVDSTGSNQNAYSTTFYLVILCMFCLANSFLTLVRSFSFAYGGLRAAVRVHDKLLKNLTSAPIRFFDQTPSGRILNRLSSDLYTIDDSLPFILNILLANFVGLLGIAVVLSYVQIVFLFLLLPFWFIYSKLQLYYRSTSRELRRLDSVSRSPIYASFTETIDGSSTIRAFKSTDLFLIKFFQHLMVYQRTSYSEVMAGLWLSLRLQLLAAFIVSFIAVMAVLGSHGYLHIDLGTPGLVGLALSYAAPIVSNLGSFLSSFTETEKEMVSIERVLQYMDIPQEELIEGQRFDQHWPFQGDVSFQNVTLRYMPSLPPALRGVSFTITGGTQVGIIGRTGAGKSSILNALFRLYPICGGRIIVDGIDTGAISLRDLRERFSVVPQVPFLFEGSLRTNLDPLDVSEDMQIWEALEKCHLKEEVEAAGGLDMNVKGSGAPFSVGQRQLLCLARALLKSSKILCLDECTASVDTQTASKLQKVIMDECQGTTVITIAHRISTVVNMDKILILDQGILVEQGNPHHLLEDESSLFSSFAKASNM comes from the exons ATGGAGTTACTGAACAAAATTTGCCCCGACTCTCCCTAC GTATGGAATGCAGGTGGAATTTCGCCATGTTTCGACGATTT AGTGCTTGGATTTGGAGGGAACATAGTGACCGTTATTATGCTTGCTGCTTTTGGAATTGTTAAGAGGACTTACAAAGATAATAGGATG CTTGCTGGAACTGAGCAGGTGCCCCTTCCAGTGGAAGTTTTATTCCGTGCTATACCTGCTTTTGGAGTTGGCATAGCATTTGTTGACATGATTGTGCTTGCAAAGAAAAATCTAAACAGCTATGATATTATTCCATATCACGAATGGCTATATAGAAGTTCGCAATTGTCAGTATGG GTGACTGTTCTCCTGGTCTCAAAATGTTGCCGCTGCTTTGTTGTATTCTGCAACCAATTCTTGTGCTTTTGGTGGATTATGAAACCATTTCTGTCTATAATGCAGTTGCAAAGAGATTTTTCTTCTAATGAG CCAAAGGGAATTGTCGGAAGCTTTTGGAGTCTTGCAACATTCAAGTCTATCGACTCTGTCTTGGAACATGGTATAGAAAAGCAACTTGACTTTGAAGATTTGCTTGAGCTACCGCTAGATATGGATCCTTTGTCATGCCATACTTTGCTATTAAACCATTGGGAATATCAGCAAAGGAAAAACTTTTCTCATCCTTCATTATTCAAAGCAATTTGTTCTGCATATGGATGGCCATACCTATGTCTAGGTTTTCTAAAG GTGGTTAATGACTGTCTTGGCTTTGCGAGTCCCTTGCTTCTCAATAAATTGATTCAATTTCTCCAGGAAG GTTCAACAAGTTATGATGGCTATGTTCTTGCAGTATCCATGGGCCTTGCATCTGTTTTGAA ATCTTTCCTTGATACACAGTACACTTTTCGTCTTTCCAAACTTAAGTTAAAGCTAAGATCCAGTATCATGACTCTCATTTATCGTAAg TGCCTCTGCACTAACTTAGCAGAAAGATCTAAATTCTCTGAAGGGGAAATTCAGACATTCATGTCGGTGGATGCTGATCGAACTGTTAACCTGTGCAACAGCTTCCATGACATGTGGAG CTTGCCTTTGCAAATTGGAATTGCTCTCTACCTGCTCTACAAACAAGTCAAGTTTGCCTTTGTTGCTGGAATAGCAATAACCATTTTGCTAATACCAG TGAATAAATGGATTGCAAATTTAATTGCTAGCGCTACCAAAAACATGATGGAGCAGAAGGATGAAAG GATTAGGAGGACAGCTGAACTCTTGACAAATGTTCGCACTTTGAAGATGTATGGATGGGAGTTTCTTTTTGCTTCTTGGCTGACAAAGACAAGAtctgtggaagtggcttacctATCT ACTAGGAAGTATCTGGATGCATGGTGTGTATTCTTTTGGGCAACAACGCCAACTCTCTTCTCTTTGTTCACATTTGGACTCTATGCACTGATGGGTTATAAACTTGATGCAGCGACG GTTTTCACGTGCCTTGCattgtttaataatttgatcTCCCCACTCAATTCATTCCCTTGGGTCATCAATGGGCTTATTGAT GCCATAATATCTACTAGGAGATTAAGCAGATATCTATCTTGTTTTGAGCATGAACCAGAGAAGGAACGAACTGCCGACTCTTTGTTGCTACCAGACCCAAATAAGCAGTCTAGTTCTGAGGATGCCGCCATTTTTATCCACGATGCATCTTGCACATGGTCAAGCAGTGATGAGAAGCAGTTAGACTTGGTTTTGGATCATGTCACTCTTCACATTCCTAAAGGTTTACTGGTTGCAGTAGTTGGAGAG GTTGGGTCAGGAAAATCATCCCTACTCAACTTGATTTTAGGGGAGATGAAATTGGTAAATGGATCTATACATGTAAATGGTTCTACAGCCTATGTACCGCAG GTCCCTTGGATTCTCTCTGGAACTATCCgtgacaatattttatttgggaGGGACTATGATCCAAGGAG ATACTCAGAAGTATTACGGGTGTGTTCTTTGGATTTTGATATCTCAAGAATGGTAGGAGGTGACTCAGCTCGTGTTGGAGAGAAAGGGCTCAATTTATCAGGTGGACAGAGAGCTCGTCTTGCACTTGCAAG AGCTATATATCACGGTGCACATATATACATGCTTGATGATATCCTCAGTGCTGTCGATGCTCATGTCGCTTGCTCTATATTACAAACTGCAATTCTTGGCCCTGTGATGAAACAACGGACACGCATTCTTTGTACACACAACCTTCAG GCAATAACTGCTGCTGACATTGTGGTCGTGATGGATAAAGGGCATATAAAGTGGGTAGGAAATCCAGCTGATTTATCTTGTCCTTCCAGTGTTGCATTCTCATCTGTGGATGAACTGAGTGCATCTCATACTGAAGAAAGAAGATCAAGCATGTCAACAGAGCCCAGTCTGGAAGTTTCAGACTCTGATTCTATAAGCATTTCTGATGAAGCACAAGACATTATCGAAATAGAACAAAGGAAAGAGGGAAGAGTTGAACTTATGGTCTACAA AAAGTATGCTGCATTTTCTGGTTGGATCATCACTTTTGTAACAGGTTTTTCTGCAATTATGATGCAAGCTACTCGTAATGGAAATGATCTGTGGCTATCATATTGGGTTGACTCAACTGGAAGCAACCAAAACGCATATTCAACGACCTTTTATCTG GTTATCCTCTGCATGTTCTGTTTGGCAAATTCTTTCCTAACTTTAGTGAGGTCATTTTCGTTTGCATATGGTGGCCTACGTGCTGCTGTTCGGGTACACGATAAATTGTTAAAGAACCTTACTAGTGCACCAATCAGGTTCTTTGATCAGACACCGAGTGGAAGAATATTAAACAG ACTGTCTTCAGATCTCTACACAATTGACGATTCCCTTCCATTCATTCTGAACATTCTTCTTGCCAATTTCGTTGGCCTTCTGGGGATCGCTGTAGTTCTATCATATGTTCAG ATCGTGTTTCTGTTTCTGTTGCTGCCTTTTTGGTTCATTTACAGCAAATTGCAG CTGTACTACAGGTCCACCTCACGTGAATTGCGAAGGCTTGATAGTGTGTCCCGGTCACCAATTTATGCATCTTTCACAGAAACTATTGATGGGTCATCAACTATTAGGGCGTTCAAGTCTACG GACCTTTTCTTGATCAAATTCTTTCAGCACCTGATGGTTTATCAGAGAACTTCTTACTCGGAGGTAATGGCAGGGCTGTGGCTCTCTCTGCGCCTTCAG CTTTTGGCAGCATTTATCGTGTCGTTCATTGCTGTGATGGCTGTTCTTGGCTCTCATGGATATCTTCACATTGACTTAGGTACTCCAGGGCTG GTAGGTTTGGCACTTTCGTATGCAGCCCCGATTGTGTCCAATTTGGGAAGCTTCCTATCAAGTTTCACTGAAACAGAAAAAGAGATGGTTTCTATTGAAAGAGTTCTTCag TACATGGATATACCTCAAGAAGAACTCATCGAAGGCCAGAGATTTGATCAACACTGGCCATTTCAAGGAGACGTAAGTTTCCAGAATGTGACTCTGAGATACATGCCATCATTGCCTCCCGCTTTGCGTGGTGTTTCTTTTACCATCACAGGAGGAACACAG GTTGGAATAATTGGAAGAACGGGAGCTGGAAAGTCGAGCATTTTGAATGCCTTATTCCGCCTCTACCCGATATGTGGAGGGCGTATTATAGTTGATGGCATAGACACAGGTGCCATTTCTCTCAGGGATCTCCGTGAAAGGTTTTCTGTTGTCCCCCAGGTTCCCTTCTTGTTTGAAGGGTCACTCAG GACCAACCTAGATCCACTCGATGTGAGTGAAGATATGCAGATCTGGGAGGCTCTGGAGAAATGCCATTTGAAGGAGGAAGTGGAGGCTGCTGGAGGGTTGGACATGAATGTTAAAGGCTCTGGTGCGCCATTTTCTGTGGGGCAACGACAGTTACTCTGCCTTGCCCGCGCTCTCCTCAAATCCTCTAAG ATACTGTGTCTAGATGAGTGCACTGCAAGTGTAGACACTCAAACAGCTTCAAAACTGCAAAAGGTGATCATGGATGAATGCCAAGGGACGACGGTGATCACAATCGCTCATCGCATTTCTACCGTTGTGAACATGGACAAAATACTAATCCTAGATCAAGGCATCCTG GTGGAACAAGGTAATCCCCATCATCTTCTTGAAGATGAATCATCCTTGTTTTCAAGCTTTGCAAAAGCTTCAAATATGTAG